CCGAGAGCGGGAAGTACGACGCGGTTCTTGCCCTCGGAGCAGTCGTCAGGGGTGAGACAAAGCACTTTGACCTGGTTGCCAACGAGGTCGCAAAGGGTGTCGCAAAGGTCTCCCTCGACAGCGGCGTTCCGGTTATCTTCGGCGTGATAACAGTCGAGGACGAGCTCCAGGGCTTCAACAGGGCAGGGGTTAAGAGCAACAAGGGCTTTGAGTACGCGATGGCCGCGCTGGAGATGGCGAATCTGATGAAAAAACTCAGAGAGAAGGAGTGAAAGA
This sequence is a window from Thermococcus kodakarensis KOD1. Protein-coding genes within it:
- the ribH gene encoding 6,7-dimethyl-8-ribityllumazine synthase, translated to MEVRVIEGEFKGEGVKIGVVVARFNDLLTNELLSGALDCFERHSVEEVDVVKVPGSFEIPLVAKKLAESGKYDAVLALGAVVRGETKHFDLVANEVAKGVAKVSLDSGVPVIFGVITVEDELQGFNRAGVKSNKGFEYAMAALEMANLMKKLREKE